Proteins encoded together in one Halothermothrix orenii H 168 window:
- a CDS encoding type I restriction-modification system subunit M has product MSQETLTLDKLESHLWESANILRGSIDSSDYKNYIFGMLFLKRISDVFDEECEKMKAEGKEAFIDDPDFHDFFVPKRARWEHISKVTQDIGSHINKAFEVLEEHNKMLEGVLAPIDFNDKERLPDHVLEELIQHFSKYSLKNRDLEDPDILGRAYEYLIRQFADDAGKKGGEFYTPRQVVKLLVEILDPRPGMSVYDPCCGSGGMLIYSAEHLIEEGNDISEISLYGQERNLNTWAICKMNMLLHGLYDAKIAKGDTMRDPQFLDNGKLDQFDRVIANPMWNQSSWSKKYLQETEPFGRFSYGFPPKNSADWVWIQHMLASANKKGKIGVVLDNGVLFRGRSEGKIRKKVLKHDLIEAVIALPSNLFYNTSSPGCILILNKDKTVERKNKVIFIYAEEDYKEGSNQNYLREKDIEKILNAYKNFEDIERYCRVVDMEEIERNDYNLNVPRYVDTTEPEEPIDVQEVIDNLNKLEEERKEIEEEMNGYLRELGYDD; this is encoded by the coding sequence ATGTCACAGGAAACACTAACACTTGATAAACTGGAATCTCATCTCTGGGAATCAGCAAACATTTTGAGGGGAAGCATTGATTCTTCTGATTATAAAAATTATATCTTTGGTATGTTATTTTTAAAAAGAATAAGTGATGTATTTGATGAAGAATGTGAAAAGATGAAAGCTGAAGGGAAAGAAGCTTTTATTGATGACCCTGATTTTCATGACTTTTTTGTACCAAAAAGAGCCAGATGGGAGCATATTAGTAAGGTTACACAGGATATAGGTTCTCATATTAACAAGGCATTCGAAGTCTTAGAAGAACACAATAAAATGCTGGAGGGTGTTTTAGCTCCGATAGACTTTAATGATAAAGAGAGATTACCTGACCATGTACTTGAAGAGTTAATACAGCATTTTTCTAAGTACAGTTTGAAAAATAGAGATCTTGAAGATCCTGATATTCTTGGAAGGGCATATGAATATTTGATTCGTCAATTTGCAGATGATGCTGGTAAAAAAGGGGGAGAATTTTATACTCCCCGACAGGTAGTCAAATTGCTCGTGGAAATCCTGGATCCTCGACCAGGGATGAGTGTTTATGACCCCTGTTGTGGTTCTGGGGGTATGTTAATCTATTCCGCTGAACATTTAATAGAAGAAGGCAATGATATATCTGAAATATCACTGTACGGTCAGGAAAGAAATTTAAACACCTGGGCTATCTGTAAAATGAACATGCTCCTGCATGGGCTTTATGATGCTAAAATAGCCAAGGGAGATACCATGCGCGACCCACAGTTTCTTGATAACGGTAAGTTAGACCAGTTTGATAGAGTTATTGCCAATCCCATGTGGAATCAGAGCTCATGGAGCAAAAAATATCTGCAAGAGACTGAGCCTTTTGGCAGGTTTAGCTATGGTTTTCCTCCTAAAAATTCTGCAGACTGGGTCTGGATTCAGCATATGCTTGCAAGTGCCAACAAAAAGGGTAAAATTGGTGTAGTATTAGATAATGGTGTGTTATTTAGAGGCAGGTCAGAAGGTAAAATTAGAAAGAAAGTTCTAAAGCATGATTTGATTGAAGCTGTTATTGCTTTACCTTCAAACTTATTCTATAATACATCATCTCCTGGATGTATTTTGATATTAAATAAGGATAAGACTGTTGAGAGAAAAAATAAGGTAATTTTCATATATGCTGAAGAAGATTACAAGGAAGGAAGTAATCAAAACTACCTGAGAGAGAAAGATATTGAAAAAATATTAAATGCTTACAAAAACTTTGAAGATATTGAAAGGTATTGCAGGGTAGTCGATATGGAAGAGATTGAACGAAATGATTATAACCTGAATGTCCCCAGATATGTAGATACTACAGAACCTGAAGAACCCATTGATGTGCAAGAGGTTATTGATAATTTAAATAAGCTTGAAGAGGAACGGAAGGAAATTGAAGAAGAAATGAATGGATATTTGAGAGAGTTGGGATATGATGATTAA
- a CDS encoding type I restriction endonuclease subunit R produces MTKNWDEYHRVEKRALNLFERLGYKVFDINKTMERPARNSEHEVLLLDNLKKGIKRINPWISENNLNKAVNMIRPARIKATNLLEANEIIYERLVKHVSVLQDLGQGKKNQTVKYIDFEDPDNNEFLVMNQYKVKGRENIIPDIVVFINGIPIGVIECKVDTIDEPEEKAIEQLRRYQNIREYDLEEGAEQLFYTNQVLVAAWKDSASASTIGAPARQFKAWKDPYPSTIDNITKLVGEEPTMQDILLYSMFKKERLLDLIQNFIVFEREGNGIVKKLARYQQYRAVCKAVERIKNARKLTERSGTVWHTQGSGKSLTMLFLALKLRRMKELENPTLLIVTDRRDLDEQITGTFKKCGFPNPIRAKSVKDLKEKLRLDAGKTIMTTVQKFQERDNDKYPVLSEDTNIFVMVDEAHRTQYKDLAANMRRALPNACYLGFTGTPIDKKARSTIRTFGTYIDTYTIEESVEDGATLPIFYEARLADLRVEGRDLDKLFDRIFKDYTDEEKQKIKEKHATEKDIAEASSRIEKICLDIIEHYESKIYPFKAQIVTVSREAAAKYKETLDNLNGPESAVIISGDRTDKGLIKKYITTGDERKELIKRFKDYHDSLKFLIVCDMLLTGFDAPVEQVMYLDKPLKEYNLLQAIARVNRRYDNKNFGLVVDYYGVFDHLKEALEIFNKKDIENAVTPVKDEKPRLERNYRGVMRLFDGVNMDNLDQCILAFKEEDQRIKFKNAFKAFARSMDIIMPDPIADPYREDLKKLGKIYKAVRNHYRDKNLNIKGVGDKVKKLIDKHIMATDIKILSEPVSILDEEKFEETINEIRNKETRASEMEHAIRNEISIKIDENPAYYQSLKERLEELIERRKQGMLDFAEQIEEMKEIINDIRNVRSKAERLGLNEKEFALYELLVDELEPYYTEEVADPPVKYNAGKQSRTDIKINEKVKNLAQSLINELEDMAVFEWYKKEIVLKNMRRKIKLSLAGYKEFRNKLDSLTTKIIKLARNILMMML; encoded by the coding sequence TTGACCAAAAACTGGGACGAATACCATCGGGTTGAAAAAAGGGCACTCAACTTATTTGAAAGGTTAGGTTACAAGGTTTTCGATATTAACAAGACCATGGAACGCCCTGCAAGGAATTCAGAACACGAAGTTTTGTTACTGGATAATTTAAAAAAGGGAATCAAGAGAATTAACCCCTGGATTTCCGAAAACAACCTGAATAAAGCTGTCAATATGATTCGTCCTGCACGGATTAAGGCTACCAATTTGCTGGAAGCCAATGAAATTATATATGAAAGGTTAGTTAAACATGTTTCTGTACTGCAGGACCTGGGCCAGGGCAAGAAAAATCAGACGGTTAAATATATAGATTTTGAAGATCCGGATAATAACGAGTTTCTGGTGATGAACCAGTATAAGGTAAAAGGAAGAGAAAATATTATTCCTGATATAGTTGTCTTTATCAACGGTATTCCGATTGGGGTTATAGAGTGCAAGGTTGATACAATTGACGAACCAGAAGAAAAAGCCATCGAACAGTTGAGAAGATATCAGAATATCAGGGAATATGACCTTGAAGAAGGTGCCGAACAGTTATTTTATACCAACCAGGTACTGGTGGCAGCCTGGAAGGATTCTGCTTCAGCCAGTACCATCGGTGCCCCTGCCAGGCAGTTTAAAGCCTGGAAGGACCCCTATCCCAGTACCATAGATAATATAACAAAACTTGTAGGAGAAGAACCTACAATGCAGGATATTCTGTTATACTCCATGTTTAAGAAGGAACGCCTCTTGGACTTAATACAGAACTTCATTGTTTTTGAGCGGGAAGGTAATGGAATAGTTAAAAAACTGGCCAGATATCAGCAATACAGAGCTGTCTGTAAAGCTGTTGAGAGGATCAAAAATGCCAGAAAATTAACAGAGAGAAGCGGTACAGTCTGGCATACCCAGGGTTCGGGCAAGTCCTTAACCATGCTCTTTTTAGCTCTGAAGTTAAGGCGAATGAAAGAACTGGAGAATCCTACTCTATTAATTGTGACTGACAGAAGGGATCTCGATGAACAGATTACAGGAACTTTTAAAAAATGTGGTTTTCCCAATCCCATCAGGGCTAAAAGTGTAAAGGATTTAAAAGAAAAACTCAGACTTGATGCAGGCAAGACCATTATGACTACAGTTCAGAAGTTTCAGGAAAGGGATAATGACAAATACCCGGTCTTAAGTGAAGATACCAATATCTTTGTGATGGTGGATGAGGCTCATCGTACCCAGTATAAGGATCTGGCAGCCAATATGAGGAGGGCTTTGCCCAATGCCTGTTATCTTGGTTTTACAGGTACGCCAATAGATAAAAAAGCAAGGAGTACCATCAGGACCTTTGGTACATATATTGACACCTATACCATAGAAGAATCGGTAGAAGATGGGGCTACTTTACCTATTTTCTATGAAGCCAGGCTGGCTGATTTAAGGGTTGAAGGCCGGGATCTGGATAAGTTGTTTGATAGAATTTTTAAGGATTATACTGATGAAGAAAAGCAGAAGATTAAAGAAAAACATGCTACAGAAAAAGATATTGCTGAGGCCAGTTCAAGGATTGAAAAGATATGCCTTGATATTATTGAACATTATGAATCCAAAATCTACCCTTTTAAGGCCCAGATAGTAACTGTTAGTAGAGAAGCTGCAGCTAAATATAAGGAGACACTTGATAATTTGAATGGTCCTGAGTCTGCAGTTATCATTAGTGGAGATAGAACTGATAAAGGATTAATAAAAAAATATATAACAACAGGTGATGAAAGAAAAGAATTAATTAAAAGATTCAAAGATTATCATGATAGTCTGAAGTTTTTAATTGTATGTGATATGCTACTGACAGGCTTTGATGCTCCTGTTGAACAGGTGATGTATCTTGATAAACCCTTAAAAGAATATAATTTACTCCAGGCTATAGCCAGGGTAAATAGGCGATATGATAACAAAAACTTTGGTCTGGTAGTCGATTATTATGGAGTTTTTGATCATTTGAAAGAAGCACTGGAAATCTTTAATAAAAAGGATATCGAAAATGCTGTTACGCCAGTTAAAGATGAAAAGCCCAGGCTGGAAAGAAATTACAGGGGAGTAATGAGGCTTTTTGATGGAGTTAATATGGATAATCTGGATCAATGCATCCTTGCCTTTAAAGAGGAAGATCAAAGAATTAAGTTTAAAAATGCCTTTAAAGCCTTTGCCCGCAGTATGGACATTATCATGCCTGACCCCATTGCTGACCCATATCGTGAGGATTTGAAAAAGCTGGGTAAAATTTATAAGGCAGTACGCAATCATTACCGGGATAAAAACCTGAATATTAAAGGAGTAGGGGATAAAGTTAAAAAATTAATTGATAAGCATATCATGGCCACTGACATTAAAATCTTAAGTGAACCTGTATCCATTCTTGACGAAGAAAAATTTGAAGAAACCATTAATGAAATAAGAAATAAAGAAACCAGGGCCAGTGAAATGGAACATGCCATTAGAAATGAAATTAGTATAAAAATTGATGAAAATCCTGCCTATTATCAATCATTAAAAGAAAGGCTTGAGGAGTTAATTGAAAGAAGAAAGCAGGGTATGCTTGATTTTGCAGAACAAATAGAAGAGATGAAAGAAATTATAAATGATATAAGAAATGTTAGGTCAAAGGCTGAGAGGTTGGGGCTAAATGAGAAGGAGTTTGCCCTTTATGAACTTCTGGTTGATGAGTTAGAACCATATTATACAGAGGAAGTGGCTGACCCGCCGGTAAAATATAATGCAGGCAAACAATCACGCACTGATATAAAAATCAATGAAAAGGTAAAAAATCTAGCTCAATCATTAATCAACGAACTGGAGGATATGGCTGTATTTGAATGGTATAAAAAGGAGATTGTATTAAAGAACATGCGTAGAAAAATCAAACTTTCTCTGGCAGGTTATAAGGAATTTAGGAATAAACTTGACAGTCTTACTACAAAAATTATAAAGCTTGCTCGAAATATTTTGATGATGATGCTTTAG
- a CDS encoding restriction endonuclease subunit S, whose product MMIKDGYKEVRIGPKKYHIPKEWEFRNFGLISKYIKAGGTPKADKKEYYGGEILFVKIEDMTKNGKYIYNTKSTITEDGLKNSSAWIVPKKSLLLSMYGSYGKVSINKVELATNQAILGIIPSEEVNLDYLYYFSLGCLKPYFKSLVKATTQANLTKQIVNNTPVLSPPLPEQKKIAAILSTVDKAIEKTDEIIEKSKELKKGLMQQLLTKGIGHSEFKEVRIGTKKIKIPVVWTLIKFGEVFKKRNEKANVEKEYKYVGLEHLGTGEINLLGYDRNGNNKSSKRLFKSGDILYGKLRPYLKKAAITDFDGICSTDIIPIYATKKSVNNYLIYLVHSKMFVDFAVSTMEGTNLPRTSWRVIKNLIIPLPPLQEQKKIASILSSVDEKIQKEQEYREKLEELKKGLMQKLLTGEVRVKVEDEEV is encoded by the coding sequence ATGATGATTAAGGACGGGTATAAGGAAGTAAGAATAGGACCCAAAAAATATCATATTCCAAAAGAATGGGAGTTTAGAAATTTTGGTTTGATTTCCAAATATATTAAAGCAGGTGGCACACCCAAAGCAGATAAAAAAGAGTACTATGGTGGGGAAATATTATTTGTAAAAATTGAAGATATGACAAAAAATGGTAAATACATCTATAATACAAAAAGCACAATTACAGAAGATGGTTTAAAAAACTCTTCTGCTTGGATAGTACCAAAAAAATCTTTGTTGTTATCAATGTATGGGAGTTATGGAAAAGTGTCTATTAATAAAGTTGAATTAGCTACTAATCAAGCAATATTAGGGATTATTCCATCTGAAGAAGTAAATTTGGATTATCTATATTATTTTTCTTTAGGTTGCTTAAAACCTTATTTTAAATCATTAGTTAAAGCTACAACTCAAGCCAATTTAACAAAACAAATTGTTAATAATACTCCTGTATTATCTCCACCTCTCCCAGAACAGAAAAAAATAGCTGCAATTTTGTCCACCGTAGATAAAGCAATCGAAAAAACAGATGAAATAATTGAAAAAAGCAAGGAATTGAAAAAGGGATTAATGCAACAATTGCTGACAAAAGGGATTGGGCATAGTGAGTTTAAGGAAGTAAGGATAGGAACAAAGAAAATAAAGATTCCTGTAGTATGGACTTTAATTAAATTTGGAGAAGTATTTAAAAAAAGAAATGAGAAGGCAAATGTAGAAAAAGAATATAAATATGTGGGTTTAGAACATTTAGGAACAGGCGAAATCAATTTACTTGGCTATGATAGGAATGGTAATAATAAAAGTAGTAAAAGGTTATTTAAGTCAGGAGATATTCTTTATGGAAAACTTCGTCCTTATTTAAAAAAAGCTGCCATTACAGATTTTGATGGCATTTGTTCTACGGACATAATTCCAATATATGCAACTAAAAAATCTGTTAATAATTATTTAATTTATTTAGTTCATTCTAAAATGTTTGTTGATTTTGCAGTTTCTACTATGGAAGGGACCAATTTACCAAGAACATCTTGGCGAGTAATAAAGAATTTAATTATACCTTTACCACCACTCCAAGAACAAAAGAAAATAGCGTCTATCCTATCATCAGTAGATGAAAAAATTCAGAAAGAGCAGGAATACAGAGAAAAGTTGGAGGAGTTAAAGAAGGGCTTAATGCAGAAGTTGTTGACAGGTGAAGTAAGGGTTAAGGTAGAAGATGAGGAGGTGTAG
- a CDS encoding TetR/AcrR family transcriptional regulator, translating to MPKIIKDIEERIFNAALKLFAERGYNKVNMKMVAKEAGIAVGTLYNYFPNKLGLFLSVLETNFKKPLKSLTN from the coding sequence ATGCCAAAAATAATTAAGGATATTGAGGAACGTATTTTTAATGCAGCCTTAAAACTTTTTGCTGAAAGAGGATATAATAAAGTGAATATGAAAATGGTGGCAAAAGAAGCGGGTATTGCGGTTGGAACTTTATATAACTACTTTCCCAATAAACTTGGTTTATTTTTGAGTGTGCTGGAAACAAATTTTAAAAAACCTTTGAAAAGCTTAACAAATTAA
- a CDS encoding radical SAM protein: protein MGIDFSFAKKFAVEKALKQAMKYVEKDPEKNFLKILDLGEKLVRRDNHKRGIKIFRENYKKNPVIKEYVRKLNHIAPSYKYGLLMNFFVNAGLLGIPYQYEMAEKLGVKVPWTILIDPTSACNLSCEGCWAGKYEKGNSLDFDTIDRIINEAKELGIYFIVLSGGEPTVYPHLFDIFEKHQDVGFMMYTNGTLIDDDFADRLLETGNVTPVISLEGFRESTDRRRGEGTYDKIMSAMDRLHERGIIFGASVTVTRNNVDELFGDEFIDLMIEKGVIYMWSFHYVPIGRNPNLDLMLTPGQRARLADRVNHLRNTKPLFVADFWNDGTYTQGCIAGGKRYFHINSKGEVEPCAFVHFAIDNIKDKPLKQVLQNPLFKSYQKRQPFNENLMCPCPIIDNPQALRDIVEESGAYPTHEGADSILKGDLAKRLDEISSRWQEVSKPINEKRIKG from the coding sequence ATGGGAATTGATTTTTCTTTTGCCAAAAAATTTGCTGTTGAAAAGGCTTTAAAGCAGGCCATGAAATATGTTGAAAAGGATCCTGAAAAAAACTTTCTTAAGATTTTAGATCTGGGTGAAAAACTGGTAAGAAGAGATAACCATAAACGGGGAATAAAAATTTTTAGAGAAAATTATAAAAAGAATCCGGTAATAAAGGAATATGTCAGGAAATTAAATCATATTGCACCAAGTTACAAGTACGGGCTGTTAATGAACTTTTTTGTTAATGCTGGTTTACTGGGAATTCCATACCAATATGAAATGGCCGAGAAACTGGGTGTAAAAGTTCCCTGGACTATTCTGATAGACCCGACAAGTGCCTGTAATCTTTCCTGTGAGGGTTGCTGGGCCGGGAAATACGAGAAGGGAAATTCCCTTGATTTTGATACTATTGACAGGATAATTAATGAAGCCAAAGAACTGGGAATTTATTTTATAGTATTATCAGGTGGGGAACCGACAGTTTATCCACATTTATTTGATATTTTTGAAAAGCATCAGGATGTTGGGTTTATGATGTATACAAATGGAACCCTGATAGATGATGATTTTGCGGACAGACTTTTAGAAACCGGTAATGTGACCCCGGTTATAAGCCTTGAGGGTTTCCGGGAATCCACTGACAGGCGAAGGGGTGAAGGTACTTATGATAAAATAATGTCTGCTATGGATAGGTTGCATGAACGGGGTATTATTTTTGGAGCCAGTGTAACAGTAACCCGTAATAATGTGGATGAGCTATTCGGGGATGAGTTTATTGACCTGATGATTGAAAAGGGCGTAATATATATGTGGTCATTCCACTATGTTCCGATTGGTAGGAATCCAAACCTGGATTTAATGCTTACTCCCGGGCAAAGGGCCAGGCTTGCTGATAGGGTAAATCATCTACGGAATACAAAGCCTCTTTTCGTTGCAGATTTCTGGAATGATGGTACTTATACTCAGGGGTGTATTGCAGGAGGAAAGCGTTATTTTCACATTAACTCCAAGGGAGAGGTAGAACCATGTGCATTTGTTCATTTTGCTATTGACAACATTAAAGATAAGCCTCTAAAGCAAGTTCTGCAAAACCCTCTGTTCAAATCATATCAAAAGAGGCAGCCTTTCAATGAAAATTTGATGTGTCCCTGTCCCATTATTGATAATCCCCAGGCATTAAGGGATATAGTTGAGGAAAGTGGTGCTTATCCAACACATGAAGGTGCAGATAGTATACTGAAAGGAGATTTAGCAAAAAGACTTGATGAAATATCTTCCAGGTGGCAGGAAGTGTCCAAGCCCATCAATGAAAAGAGGATTAAAGGATAG
- a CDS encoding DegV family protein, with the protein MSTKIIVDSACDLPDEILDKYEIEVLPFNIHIDNQCYKDGIDIEVEELYAAMKEGKVPKTSQVSPEDFKRAFSRNAEAGNDCIYISFSAKLSGANQTGQLVAKEIRDKYKDVNIDIVDSKAGSVATGIIAYKAALLLEKGVSREKVIEKIKYWADHIEHIFMLDDLKPLVRGGRISKTKFFVGNILNIKPILCVKNGKIELLKKVRGTGRAISKMINYVKEKSYDLTEQLIGIAHADDLVQAEVLKEKIEELGGKIFCVEKIGSVLGVHLGIGGIGVFFLNEAEA; encoded by the coding sequence ATGTCAACTAAAATCATTGTTGATAGTGCCTGTGATCTTCCAGATGAAATCCTGGATAAATATGAAATTGAAGTATTGCCCTTTAATATTCATATTGATAACCAATGTTATAAAGATGGTATTGATATAGAGGTTGAAGAGCTTTATGCTGCTATGAAAGAGGGGAAAGTGCCTAAAACATCCCAGGTTAGTCCCGAAGATTTTAAAAGAGCTTTTAGCAGGAATGCAGAGGCAGGTAATGATTGTATTTATATAAGCTTTTCCGCGAAACTTTCCGGAGCCAATCAGACAGGACAGTTGGTAGCAAAAGAAATCAGGGATAAATATAAAGATGTTAATATAGATATTGTGGATAGCAAAGCAGGTTCAGTAGCAACCGGTATTATTGCCTATAAAGCAGCTCTTTTGCTTGAAAAGGGAGTCAGTAGAGAAAAGGTGATAGAAAAGATTAAATACTGGGCAGATCATATTGAGCACATATTTATGCTCGATGATTTAAAACCCCTGGTAAGGGGTGGAAGGATTAGTAAAACTAAATTCTTTGTCGGAAACATACTTAATATCAAGCCTATTTTATGTGTTAAAAACGGAAAAATAGAGTTATTGAAAAAAGTCCGTGGCACCGGAAGGGCCATAAGTAAGATGATTAATTATGTAAAAGAGAAAAGTTATGATCTAACAGAGCAACTAATAGGAATTGCCCATGCTGATGATTTAGTTCAGGCTGAAGTGTTGAAAGAAAAGATAGAGGAGCTTGGGGGAAAAATCTTCTGTGTGGAGAAAATTGGAAGTGTGCTGGGAGTTCATCTTGGTATCGGGGGAATTGGTGTCTTCTTTTTAAATGAGGCCGAAGCCTGA
- a CDS encoding type II restriction enzyme: MSTRRLTKNDKAWNQIFSEYNILQKIREEEFYKIESKLINKYRQSRLMTKFDHTANLPAVFKHNNLRILPISRSSYIIGKFSNYKKVVYQGIDSPEAVRFPSYIKSIDYNNLFSESSVLHCAYLCGMIDELIGEKTYPTVSGRMTTDNFSFRVKSIENKTYYNLSVNKSQVEIDGGYESKNYLVIIEAKNTEVEDFIIRQLYYPYRVWQNKLNKEVIPVFLTYSNNTFSFFVYRFEDIKNYNSLKLVKQKHYIINPRKITLDDVKYVFEKTEVIDEPEVPFPQADKFTRIIDLLTILMNTEMSKDDITENYQFDVRQTDYYTNAAIYLGLVKKIKDGKLIKYTLTGKARRIMILPYKEKNMALTACILEHEVFNRCFKVYLNHGKLPSIESIVEIMLDSYIYNVSSMRTYKRRAQTVRKWLEWIINLTQKKIKS, from the coding sequence ATGTCTACAAGAAGATTAACTAAAAATGATAAAGCCTGGAATCAAATTTTTAGTGAGTATAATATTTTACAAAAAATAAGGGAAGAAGAATTTTATAAAATAGAATCAAAACTTATTAATAAATACAGGCAAAGTAGATTGATGACTAAATTTGACCATACAGCCAATCTCCCAGCTGTATTTAAGCATAATAATTTGAGAATACTTCCAATATCCAGATCGAGTTATATAATAGGTAAGTTTTCTAATTATAAAAAAGTTGTATATCAGGGTATTGACTCGCCTGAGGCAGTAAGATTTCCTTCTTATATAAAAAGTATTGACTATAACAATCTTTTTTCTGAAAGTTCAGTTTTACATTGTGCTTACCTTTGTGGTATGATAGATGAACTAATAGGAGAAAAAACATACCCTACCGTTTCTGGCAGAATGACTACAGATAATTTTTCTTTCAGGGTAAAAAGTATAGAAAACAAAACTTATTATAATCTCAGTGTTAATAAATCCCAGGTTGAAATTGATGGAGGTTATGAAAGCAAAAATTATTTAGTTATAATTGAGGCGAAAAATACTGAAGTAGAAGATTTTATTATAAGGCAGTTATATTATCCGTATAGAGTCTGGCAAAATAAACTTAACAAAGAAGTGATTCCAGTCTTTTTAACATATTCCAATAATACATTTAGTTTTTTTGTATATAGATTTGAAGATATAAAAAATTATAATTCATTAAAACTTGTAAAACAAAAACATTACATAATCAACCCCAGAAAAATTACTTTAGATGATGTAAAATATGTTTTTGAAAAAACTGAGGTTATTGATGAACCTGAGGTTCCTTTTCCTCAAGCTGATAAATTTACAAGAATTATTGACCTGCTCACTATTTTGATGAATACAGAAATGTCTAAAGATGATATAACAGAAAATTATCAATTTGATGTGAGGCAGACTGATTACTATACAAATGCTGCTATTTATCTTGGCCTGGTCAAAAAAATAAAAGATGGAAAGTTAATTAAGTATACATTAACAGGAAAGGCAAGAAGAATAATGATATTACCATATAAAGAAAAGAACATGGCATTAACCGCATGTATTTTAGAACATGAAGTTTTTAATAGGTGTTTTAAAGTATATTTAAACCATGGTAAATTACCCAGTATAGAAAGTATTGTTGAAATCATGCTAGATAGTTATATCTATAATGTTAGTTCTATGCGTACTTATAAAAGAAGAGCTCAAACAGTTAGAAAATGGCTTGAATGGATTATTAACCTTACACAGAAAAAAATAAAATCATAA
- a CDS encoding DNA adenine methylase, with protein MNLPCEANTTRKTTKYAKPFVKWAGGKRQLIPDLFNSLPDNIERYFEPFVGAGALFFELANNNVISGRKSIIVDLNDDLINAYKVIKNSVESLINELKKHEKNNNEIYYYKVRGLWTRKARELGLSRKELWSVNELNNIQKAARFIYLNKTCYNGLYRLNNKGQFNVPYGNYKNPRICDEDNLRTVSQLLQNVTIIKNDFEIIKDKYRFTPADFVYFDPPYVPLSDTSNFTSYTKNGFTKEDQERLYELFNYIDMQGGKCMLSNSNSPLIKKLYSKFNIKEVKAIRAINCIGNKRGAIKELIITNY; from the coding sequence ATGAACTTACCATGTGAGGCAAATACAACCCGGAAAACAACAAAATATGCAAAGCCATTTGTAAAATGGGCCGGAGGAAAAAGACAACTTATTCCTGATTTATTTAATTCATTACCTGATAATATTGAAAGATACTTTGAGCCCTTTGTAGGTGCCGGAGCTCTTTTTTTTGAATTAGCAAATAACAATGTAATATCCGGAAGAAAAAGTATTATAGTAGACCTTAATGATGATCTGATAAATGCATATAAAGTTATAAAAAATTCTGTTGAATCTCTTATTAATGAATTAAAAAAACATGAAAAAAATAATAATGAAATATATTATTATAAAGTTAGAGGACTATGGACGCGAAAGGCCAGAGAGTTAGGTCTATCCAGGAAAGAACTATGGAGTGTAAATGAGCTTAACAATATCCAGAAAGCAGCCAGATTTATATATCTTAATAAAACCTGCTACAATGGTTTATACCGTTTGAATAATAAAGGTCAATTTAATGTACCTTATGGTAATTATAAAAATCCCAGGATATGTGATGAAGATAATCTAAGGACTGTTAGCCAATTATTACAAAACGTTACAATAATTAAAAACGATTTTGAAATAATAAAAGATAAGTATAGATTTACACCGGCCGATTTTGTTTACTTTGATCCTCCCTATGTACCCTTGTCAGATACTTCTAATTTTACTTCTTATACAAAAAATGGGTTTACTAAAGAAGATCAGGAAAGGTTATACGAATTATTCAATTATATCGATATGCAGGGTGGGAAATGCATGTTAAGCAATTCAAACTCTCCATTGATAAAAAAACTATATTCAAAATTCAATATTAAAGAAGTTAAAGCAATTAGAGCTATAAATTGTATTGGAAACAAACGGGGAGCAATAAAAGAATTAATAATAACTAACTATTAA